In a single window of the Silurus meridionalis isolate SWU-2019-XX chromosome 8, ASM1480568v1, whole genome shotgun sequence genome:
- the vsx1 gene encoding visual system homeobox 1 isoform X1 — MTGREKVEEKPHAKLLPTPTFYSADKSRVGASGFRSKGFAITDLLGLEPDFRPRQSSALEVTEHLGGTNEGHGTGGFSLPAAGSLPLGLGFLCSLAAQQPPGAPCFLQGHIPLLQSRTGRHFNPNSGPQRHDVYSDEDCLSGDLNEEKSSSNSQKRKKRRHRTVFTSHQLEELEKAFNEAHYPDVYAREMLAMKTELPEDRIQVWFQNRRAKWRKREKCWGRSSVMAEYGLYGAMVRHSIPLPESILNSAKNGMMGSCAPWLLGTPFTLQNQDKLSAAPGTGPGRRGMHKKSMEMSKKSPAKPESSSHSETYPEETNAKDGDAAWPRRGSVTEDVEDMAIDLSSTSKQDCKSALKVSSPQPDPNSDYEHEN; from the exons ATGACAGGGCGAgagaaagtggaggagaagCCGCACGCGAAGCTCCTTCCGACTCCGACTTTTTACAGCGCCGACAAGTCGCGCGTCGGCGCGTCGGGATTTCGGTCCAAAGGCTTCGCCATCACCGACCTGCTGGGCCTCGAACCGGACTTCCGGCCGCGTCAGAGCAGCGCTTTGGAAGTCACCGAGCACCTCGGGGGCACTAATGAGGGTCACGGGACCGGAGGCTTCTCGTTGCCCGCCGCGGGGTCTCTCCCGCTTGGTCTGGGGTTCCTCTGCAGTCTGGCGGCGCAGCAGCCTCCAGGTGCTCCGTGTTTCCTCCAGGGACACATCCCGCTCCTGCAGTCCCGCACTGGCCGACACTTCAACCCCAACTCGGGACCACAGCGGCACGACGTCTATTCCG ATGAAGACTGCCTTTCTGGGGATCTTAATGAAGAGAAAAGCTCGAGCAACTCTCAGAAACGAAAGAAACGCCGACACAG GACGGTGTTCACCTCTCACCAGCTGGAAGAACTGGAGAAGGCTTTCAACGAGGCCCATTATCCAGATGTTTACGCTCGCGAAATGTTGGCCATGAAGACAGAGCTCCCCGAGGACAGGATACAG GTATGGTTCCAGAACCGCCGGGCCAAATGGAGGAAGCGTGAGAAGTGCTGGGGCCGTAGCAGCGTGATGGCCGAATACGGTCTGTATGGCGCCATGGTCCGTCACTCCATCCCTCTACCGGAATCCATCCTCAACTCTGCCAAAAACGGCATGATGGGCTCGTGTGCCCCCTGGCTTCTGG GGACTCCTTTCACTCTTCAAAATCAGGACAAGCTATCAGCAGCACCAGGGACTGGCCCCGGCCGGAGAG GAATGCATAAAAAGTCCATGGAAATGTCCAAAAAGTCCCCAGCGAAGCCTGAATCCTCTTCACACTCAGAGACATACCCCGAGGAGACGAACGCTAAAGACGGAGACGCCGCATGGCCGAGACGAGGCTCTGTGACAGAGGATGTGGAGGACATGGCCATAgatttgtccagcacatccaaGCAGGACTGCAAGAGTGCACTGAAAGTCTCATCTCCTCAACCTGATCCCAACAGCGACTATGAACACGAGAACTGA
- the vsx1 gene encoding visual system homeobox 1 isoform X2 codes for MTGREKVEEKPHAKLLPTPTFYSADKSRVGASGFRSKGFAITDLLGLEPDFRPRQSSALEVTEHLGGTNEGHGTGGFSLPAAGSLPLGLGFLCSLAAQQPPGAPCFLQGHIPLLQSRTGRHFNPNSGPQRHDVYSDEDCLSGDLNEEKSSSNSQKRKKRRHRTVFTSHQLEELEKAFNEAHYPDVYAREMLAMKTELPEDRIQVWFQNRRAKWRKREKCWGRSSVMAEYGLYGAMVRHSIPLPESILNSAKNGMMGSCAPWLLGMHKKSMEMSKKSPAKPESSSHSETYPEETNAKDGDAAWPRRGSVTEDVEDMAIDLSSTSKQDCKSALKVSSPQPDPNSDYEHEN; via the exons ATGACAGGGCGAgagaaagtggaggagaagCCGCACGCGAAGCTCCTTCCGACTCCGACTTTTTACAGCGCCGACAAGTCGCGCGTCGGCGCGTCGGGATTTCGGTCCAAAGGCTTCGCCATCACCGACCTGCTGGGCCTCGAACCGGACTTCCGGCCGCGTCAGAGCAGCGCTTTGGAAGTCACCGAGCACCTCGGGGGCACTAATGAGGGTCACGGGACCGGAGGCTTCTCGTTGCCCGCCGCGGGGTCTCTCCCGCTTGGTCTGGGGTTCCTCTGCAGTCTGGCGGCGCAGCAGCCTCCAGGTGCTCCGTGTTTCCTCCAGGGACACATCCCGCTCCTGCAGTCCCGCACTGGCCGACACTTCAACCCCAACTCGGGACCACAGCGGCACGACGTCTATTCCG ATGAAGACTGCCTTTCTGGGGATCTTAATGAAGAGAAAAGCTCGAGCAACTCTCAGAAACGAAAGAAACGCCGACACAG GACGGTGTTCACCTCTCACCAGCTGGAAGAACTGGAGAAGGCTTTCAACGAGGCCCATTATCCAGATGTTTACGCTCGCGAAATGTTGGCCATGAAGACAGAGCTCCCCGAGGACAGGATACAG GTATGGTTCCAGAACCGCCGGGCCAAATGGAGGAAGCGTGAGAAGTGCTGGGGCCGTAGCAGCGTGATGGCCGAATACGGTCTGTATGGCGCCATGGTCCGTCACTCCATCCCTCTACCGGAATCCATCCTCAACTCTGCCAAAAACGGCATGATGGGCTCGTGTGCCCCCTGGCTTCTGG GAATGCATAAAAAGTCCATGGAAATGTCCAAAAAGTCCCCAGCGAAGCCTGAATCCTCTTCACACTCAGAGACATACCCCGAGGAGACGAACGCTAAAGACGGAGACGCCGCATGGCCGAGACGAGGCTCTGTGACAGAGGATGTGGAGGACATGGCCATAgatttgtccagcacatccaaGCAGGACTGCAAGAGTGCACTGAAAGTCTCATCTCCTCAACCTGATCCCAACAGCGACTATGAACACGAGAACTGA
- the vsx1 gene encoding visual system homeobox 1 isoform X3: MTGREKVEEKPHAKLLPTPTFYSADKSRVGASGFRSKGFAITDLLGLEPDFRPRQSSALEVTEHLGGTNEGHGTGGFSLPAAGSLPLGLGFLCSLAAQQPPGAPCFLQGHIPLLQSRTGRHFNPNSGPQRHDVYSDEDCLSGDLNEEKSSSNSQKRKKRRHRTVFTSHQLEELEKAFNEAHYPDVYAREMLAMKTELPEDRIQVWFQNRRAKWRKREKCWGRSSVMAEYGLYGAMVRHSIPLPESILNSAKNGMMGSCAPWLLGQAISSTRDWPRPERNA; this comes from the exons ATGACAGGGCGAgagaaagtggaggagaagCCGCACGCGAAGCTCCTTCCGACTCCGACTTTTTACAGCGCCGACAAGTCGCGCGTCGGCGCGTCGGGATTTCGGTCCAAAGGCTTCGCCATCACCGACCTGCTGGGCCTCGAACCGGACTTCCGGCCGCGTCAGAGCAGCGCTTTGGAAGTCACCGAGCACCTCGGGGGCACTAATGAGGGTCACGGGACCGGAGGCTTCTCGTTGCCCGCCGCGGGGTCTCTCCCGCTTGGTCTGGGGTTCCTCTGCAGTCTGGCGGCGCAGCAGCCTCCAGGTGCTCCGTGTTTCCTCCAGGGACACATCCCGCTCCTGCAGTCCCGCACTGGCCGACACTTCAACCCCAACTCGGGACCACAGCGGCACGACGTCTATTCCG ATGAAGACTGCCTTTCTGGGGATCTTAATGAAGAGAAAAGCTCGAGCAACTCTCAGAAACGAAAGAAACGCCGACACAG GACGGTGTTCACCTCTCACCAGCTGGAAGAACTGGAGAAGGCTTTCAACGAGGCCCATTATCCAGATGTTTACGCTCGCGAAATGTTGGCCATGAAGACAGAGCTCCCCGAGGACAGGATACAG GTATGGTTCCAGAACCGCCGGGCCAAATGGAGGAAGCGTGAGAAGTGCTGGGGCCGTAGCAGCGTGATGGCCGAATACGGTCTGTATGGCGCCATGGTCCGTCACTCCATCCCTCTACCGGAATCCATCCTCAACTCTGCCAAAAACGGCATGATGGGCTCGTGTGCCCCCTGGCTTCTGG GACAAGCTATCAGCAGCACCAGGGACTGGCCCCGGCCGGAGAG GAATGCATAA